TAGATATTGTGTTATATTACTTTCTTTATttactttttctatttttattaagttatcactttcaatttataaaaattttcaatttgtaaAAGTGTAATAAACGTTACCTGTTTTGATAGAACCaatctttaaaacattaaaatagatATTGGAAGAATATGTTTCTTCCATCACCCTCAAGAACCCATCTTCTTCTAAATTTTGAATAGAACACGACTCTTTTAAGAGATTTTCTCTTcaactatttttaaaaagttaaatccCTCTTAATAAATCTAATCAATTTATTGAgttttagttatatttttagTTCTCACTACAAGTAAGTGAAAAATCTAGAATCTAATTTATCTCTTCACTTATTTTTCCCTTTTAGATTGCACTTTATTCAAGTGTTGAGTTAAAAAAAGTTACTGTCCAAAATCtgattgagtttttttttttttttagaaattcaTCAATAAAAGGTGAAGAGttccttattttttctcttttttctttgttataaattttaatataatatctgGAAATAAGTGTTatgcataaaataaaaatattataaatacatTTAAGTAAAAATTAAGGTGCACTCACAAATTTAATCTGATAATAAAGCCCGTTGGTAAGTGAATCTGAGTAAATATGAGAGATCTCATATTCTATTTTTTCGAtctccattttaaaaaaaaaaaattaggataCTTGAcaaactttaaaatatttaaattaaatttgaaatgaataaattcttaaataaaagctaaaattctaaaaattttagtttctttaaatattataatataaaatacgatagaatataacaaaataaagtaaaatctaaatatttatatttaattaaataaagtattaaaatttaaataatctcaCATCTCTACTAACTTAATTTCCAACTAATTCTAATTAGAAAATTAGATAGGAAAGAGAAACCATTAAAGAAAAACAATTGAAAAAAGTTTTGGGGAAGTAAATATATTGGCTTTCCGGTTGCGGAAGGGCTAAGGTTTGTGCATTCTAATGAGCTTATTTTCAATTAGAGAGAGGTGTAGAGACACCTGCCaaaattaatctatttaaatctaaaattattaatattttaatttatttctaattttattaaaatttatcaaccttatttttaatttaattattatcacggcatttaaatatatattttaactaataatttaatataaaatatatttttattaatactttacatttgaaaaattaatattttaaaaaataaattctaatttctaaatgaaaattaaaatattattgatatataAGGActcgttaataaattttttaaaaatttaaaaagttaattaataaaatttttaaaattaaataataaaatagtattttttctttaaaaatagatcaccaatttgaaatatttaaacaGGATTGCAGAGAGCCAATCAGTATTGTCCTGTTTGCTATGTATAGTCGATGAATAACTGtatcattttttataataataataataattgtacCATTTCATATCtgatattaaaaattgatatcCCCAATCAATTTCGTCTGCTAATTGTTTGTTTTTTAGTGAAGTCTTTGGAggacaaaaacaaaagaaaacaagGAAAATGGAGAAGTCAGAGAAAGTGGGTTATTAATGGCAAAGATAGTTAGGACGTGGTGGGCGTAGCACGAAGCTTGGGGTTGATGACCCAAACTTACTTCACGACACTTCCCATTCCCCTCGACTTTGGCATTGACATCTCCTTTCCATTCTTTTCAGTTTCAGATTCTCTTTCCTGGGTCATCTTTCTTTTTGGTGTTTGGAGGGCTCTTGCCATCTTTCCTGCTCTGCTGATTCTTGTTTCTATTCACAGTTTTTGTTTTCTACAGTTTAATCAGGGAGGAGGCTTGGCGAAGTCCTGTTGTTTTGTGCCTCTCCAGCTCTAATTTGTTTCTGGGTAGAGTTTATGTTCTTCATTCTTGCATACCCTTGTCTTTGTTTTGTGTTTTAACTTTTAGTTATTGAGATTGGTTTTGTTTTGATTAATGATTTATTAGGGATTGTTTGTAAATCTGCAATGGAAATAAATGACTAGGAAAATTTTAGTTACCCTTTGCAATATGGGACAAAAATGAATAAAGGTATATTTTGGATATTTCTTCCCTGTTCATTCATTAAATGAAAGGCTACGTTTTGACTTTTTTCACCCAAGTAGATCTGACTCTGGAAATCTGTGATTTTGATCAGTCATTTGCTGTTTATTTTTCATCAATAATCAAGGTTTCAAGCACTCTGTCATTTTGTACCTAGGATGATTTGTTTTCAACTTTTGATCTTCTGTGAGGCATTTCATTTACATGTAATTGTGCTTTAATAAGAGGATAGATATGCCTTTGATAGATTTATAATTTGATGAAATTGCATCAATTTGAACCAAATATATACCTAAATTTGATATATGATAAAGGGGTGTTCCAGAGCACGAGTCTTTCCTTCTTGCAGGCTCTAGGCAGCTTAGATGCATCACATGAAAGCTGACCTACAAGTGTGAATAGAGCAGCCTAAGTTAAATATTGATGAATCATTGTGTGCTCAAAGTTTCTAAATAAATAAGTTTGAACGTCTATCATTTGCATATTGAgtcaattatattatattcaaTTTGGTTGCTATCACACAATATTGATGCCAAGTGAACCAAAAAGGGAGAGTTACATGAAACATAATTTATGAATATTGGGAAGCTATAATTTGTTCAATACGTGTTCATGGCTTCTTAGCAGATATTAAATGGATCGAGGATTTGACATGGGAATACTCTTCATAAATTGCAGCAATCAAATAATTATGTAATTTGCAGTTCAGGTTGTCAATTTGATGTATTCATTAACATAACTCCTATAAAAGCATACTATGGACATAAGCCATCAAAGGACTTTGAAGGGGTTAAAATTCAAGGCAATAATTTACAAATATGGATTTACATTTTAACCTGGAAATGGATCAATCACGGTATTTATATAGTTctggatttttttataattcatcGATTGAAGAGTTTTTACATATTTATCTTCCAAAACGATTTGTCCCTTCATGCTTCATTATTTGCTTCTAGGTTGTTCCATCCTTGCTTGAGTATTGCTCTAACATCCTCATTTGGGTATTGGCAGACACATAATTGAACTACCATATATCTCACATCGCATTTTGTCTTATTAAGTGACAATGGGAACTGTGGTGGTAAAGGATGGTTCACAAAAGCAAATGTGGATACCAGAAACGAAGCTTGAGGCAAAAATGGTTGAAGCCATGCAGAGGAGGGAAGCTGAAGGATGTACCATAAAATCATTCAACAGCCTGATCTTGAAATTTCCAAAAATTGATGAGAACTTAAGAAAATGTAAAGATATCTTTGAAGAATTTGGTAGGAATCTAtctttcttctttgttttcccaatTAGTACAATTCATTTAGCAGTAGTAAATACCTGTGATTAAACTTAAATGTCATCATGCTCTTGCTTTATATGTGGAATTTAGGCATCAAAATCTTTCCTTAAAGTTACTGTGACATACCGATGTGCACAGCATATTGTTAAACTAAAATCAGTACTCAGTTTTTGCTCAAATTTACCTGACAATTATGGAGTAAGTAATTCTGCACTTAGATTTTACAAGAAAATTCCCCTGCAATAGTCATTAACCATGGCATAAATTTTTGATCCTATGAgcatttcttttatatatatatatatatacacattaaaattcaaaatcctCATTATTTATGTGACATTTGTGTATTCAGATGTAAAAAGCACACATATCTCTTTATATTTTAAGCACTTGCAAGAGGTAAGCATTCATTATATATGTTTGtagatgaggactccaatgataCAATTGATCAAGAAGAGCTGAGAAAATGTTTCCAAAAGCTGGGGATTTCTTTTACAGAGGAGGATATTAACGATCTATTTGAGGCCTGTGATATTAATGATGATATGGTGATAAACTTCAATGAGTTCATTGTACTTCTCTGTATAGTGTATCTTCTTAAGGATGATCCTGCTTCTCTTCATGCTGTATCCGATTTCTAAGCTTCCTTTACTGTCTTCACATGATATTTCAACCATGTTTTTAATCTGTAGTTAGCagatatataaaaatcaaattttctGATGACATGTTTATTACTTAATAGCATAGGTTCTTTACTGATTCTTCCATTTCAAGCTGTTTTTTTGTGAGTGGTGATAGCTTTCCCAATGTTCCACAACCAGACTTTAGGTTCCCTATTTCTTTTCTTAAACTAGCATAGGAAGTATTGCATagtatttttgtaaaatttgtTTTGTCTGGCATCATACTGTAGCTTTTGCATTTATTTTATGACTGAAAGTGACTAGGTTCTATGTTGTATAAGGGTGTTTTATTTAGCGTTAAACGTAACGTTTTGAAACCAGTCTTCTGGAATGTTATCTTGCTTTTTTCAGGCATATTCTGACTATTTCCTCTATAAGTAGAGGCAGGGGCAGGTCCACCATGGGAGCAGTGTGGGTATCTACCCCCACTGCTTTTTTTAAATCCTGTGTAGTtccttttttcccttttttttatacaaaaaaaACTGGCTTCCCTCAATTATTTCTCTTTGCCTCCACTATATAGAGTTTGTCTTTACAGATTTGCGCCACTTAATTATTTCTCTTTGGCTCTCTTATTTTACTTCTTGTCGTCGCTCTGTCGTTTAAATTGCCCACACTACACACTATTGGTGATTTATTATaagttttatttaaatgaatatgtaattatttttatttacgcAAATCTCATTGATTCTTGCTAGTTAGATATTACTTATTTTTCAGTTTATacaaatatatatgtatgtgtTGCATGCATAACTTTCAGTGACAAAATTTTCTGGATCTGCCAATAGGTGGAGGACCTTGTTAAATTTTTTGCATGTTAGACATTTTTACATCTGGATGTAAAACCTTAGATACATGGTTGGTGAGAGTTGTGAGATGATTTCGATCCCCTTAGATCTGACCATGTGCAGATAGAAGAGGTTGTCATCTtggcttttctttttttttttttgggtcctGTTCTGTTGTGTTTGTGCCTTTTCTGTTACGTGTGTTCCATGACAATGCTAGAAATCACGGATGGGATTGCCAAATTTGGAGGCGACGTTCGAAACCTTGGTCGATGCATTTGTCTTCTTGGACAAGAATAAGGATGGTTATGTCAGCAAGAATGAGACGGTTCAAGCCATAAATGAATCAGGGGAACGCTCTTCTGGACGAATAGCAATGAAAAGATTTGGTTATTTCTCTCTCTTAACTCTTCTTACATTTTATGGTTACTCATATTCATGTGCATATGATCTAGCAGATACTACAGGGATGAGagagaataaaaaaacaaaagattCATTTCTTTGCGTAT
The sequence above is a segment of the Manihot esculenta cultivar AM560-2 chromosome 5, M.esculenta_v8, whole genome shotgun sequence genome. Coding sequences within it:
- the LOC110615694 gene encoding probable calcium-binding protein CML21 isoform X2, which codes for MGTVVVKDGSQKQMWIPETKLEAKMVEAMQRREAEGCTIKSFNSLILKFPKIDENLRKCKDIFEEFDEDSNDTIDQEELRKCFQKLGISFTEEDINDLFEACDINDDMVINFNEFIVLLCIVYLLKDDPASLHAKSRMGLPNLEATFETLVDAFVFLDKNKDGYVSKNETVQAINESGERSSGRIAMKRFEEMDWDKNGTVNFKEFLFAFTRWVGIDDDNEGIDDDKEDDEEEDED
- the LOC110615694 gene encoding probable calcium-binding protein CML21 isoform X1 — protein: MNKVTMGTVVVKDGSQKQMWIPETKLEAKMVEAMQRREAEGCTIKSFNSLILKFPKIDENLRKCKDIFEEFDEDSNDTIDQEELRKCFQKLGISFTEEDINDLFEACDINDDMVINFNEFIVLLCIVYLLKDDPASLHAKSRMGLPNLEATFETLVDAFVFLDKNKDGYVSKNETVQAINESGERSSGRIAMKRFEEMDWDKNGTVNFKEFLFAFTRWVGIDDDNEGIDDDKEDDEEEDED